The sequence GGCTCGACATGTTCGAACGCAGCCTCCTCCCAGTGCTCCGCCGGTGTCACGAGCACCTTGCGCCGGTCACTGGGATGCGGCTGCCGACTCACGTGCCCGCCGTCCGCCAGGCGGTCGATGACCAGCGTCATCGCCGCCGTCGACGTAGTGAGTTCGCGTGCCAGTTCGCTCGGGGTCGCCGGACCGGCGCTGACGAGGTGATCCATCACCGCGAGCCCGGCCGGATCGACGTGCATCTGCCGGCCCAGGTACCGCTCGAACCGC is a genomic window of Streptomyces sp. NBC_01237 containing:
- a CDS encoding MarR family winged helix-turn-helix transcriptional regulator, giving the protein MTANQPTDPQPAAPVEGPIRNQLRNLTRRQQRFERYLGRQMHVDPAGLAVMDHLVSAGPATPSELARELTTSTAAMTLVIDRLADGGHVSRQPHPSDRRKVLVTPAEHWEEAAFEHVEPLVVGIGEIAESMTAQEQATVAAFLERAVAAYDRATKA